The window AGATCGTGAACTATTGCGGTGTCGTAAGAGGTGCAACACAGCGTATTATGAAGCTCCACTTGCTTGAGCAGCCGGTGGAAGAGCAGATCGCGAAGGCAGAGAAGGCCATGGATGGAATCATTGCAGGCGACAAGGAACTGGGTCTTCCCGTTCCAAGGGACAAAGAACTGGTTGAACAGATGCAGCAGATCCGTACATATTGGAAAGATCAGATCCTGCCCCTTTTAAACGACAAACAAAATGACAAGCTGCTGGAAAACAGTGAAGAGCTTTTTAACAAAAGCAACGACGCTGTATCCCAGGCTGAGAAGTACTCCGCTCAGGGAATCACAATGCTTAAAATTGTGAGTCTTTTTACCTTAGGAATTAATTTGATCTCCATCGCCTTTATTCTGATGATCATCCGCAGAAAGATCCTGATTCCGGTGAAAACCCTGGAAAGCGGAATGGAACGCCTTTCTCAGGGAGATTTGCAGAGCGAGATCGATTATTCTTCCAGTAATGAGCTGGGAATGCTGGCAAACAGCATGCGGGTGTCCATTAACACCCTTTCCGATTACATTTCCCGTATCGGAGATTCCATGAAGCAGATGGAACAGGGGAATTTTGACTTACCCTCCCAGCAGTATATCGGAGATTTTATCAATATCGGACATTCCATTGAGAATTTTTCTGCGCAGATATCAGAGACGCTTGGCCAGCTGCACCAGACCTCTGAACAGGTATCCGCAGGCGCGGAGCATGTTGCGGCAAGCTCCCAGCTGCTGGCTGTGGGGGCTGCGGAGCAGAACAGCGCAATTGATGACCTGTCTCATGCGGTAGAGACCATTGTAACAAAAATAGATTATACGAAGTCAAACGCCGGTATTTTTAACACCAAAGCGCAGACAATGGGGGTAAGCCTTGATGAGAGTGAGCAGCAGATGCGGCTTTTGCTTCAGGCAATGGATGACATCCAAAGGAATTCAGAGGAAATTATAAAGATCAACAAAACCATTGAGGATATCGCATTTCAGACCAATATCCTGGCATTAAATGCGGCTGTTGAAGCGGCCAGGGCAGGTGAAGCTGGAAAGGGTTTCGCCGTAGTGGCAGATGAGGTCCGGAACCTGGCAGCAAAGAGTGCACTTGCTGCAAAAAATACTTCTGAACTGATCGATGTTTCTGTCAGGTCTGTTGAGACAGGAAAGGATTTAAGCGATTCCATGGCCCGGATACTCAATACCGTTTTAATGGATGCCAGAGAGATCGCTTCCGGCATCGGGAAGATCCGGTCAGCCTCACAGGAGCAGAGCCTTTCTGTTTCCCACATTACCGACAGCGTGGAAAAGATCACTTCAGTGGTGCAGTCCAATTCGGCCACCGCCCAGGAAAGTGCCGCTGCAAGTGAAGAACTGTCCGCACAGGCAAGAATGCTCAGCAGTCTGGCAAATCAGTTCACCTTAAAGGGAAACAGTGATATCAGCTTTCTGTAAGGGTTCTGAAGCGGTAAGTGGGTTGAAAGGGATAAACAATACCTTTGTCAAGGACACAATAAAAGAAGGCGCTGATTCATTTTTAGTGGATCAGCGTCTTCTTTTATTCTCACTTCTATCCTGTTATTTCTCATTAAGTTGCCTGTTTTTTCCCTGCAGGCCGGGGGTTATAATATCTGCTTCCCATCCCCTGCCTCCATAAATTTTGCCGGAGAGCAGCCAATATACTTCTTGAACACCTTAATAAAATACTTATATTCGGAAAATCCCACCATTTCTGCGATTTCATAAACTTTATACTGATCTGATTTCAGAAGTTCCACAGCCTTCTGCATCCGGTAGCGGTTCAAAAAGTCGTTGAAGGTATAGCCGGTCTCGCTTTTGAATTTCGTATTTAAGTAGGTACAGGAAAGATTATATTCTTCGCTTAAATCGGTCAAGGAAAGGCGGGAAGAGTAATGCTCTTTAATGAACTTTACCATGGCACTCACATGTTTGTTTTTGAAGGTGACGGTTTCTGAAATATCTGTTTCTAAAATGCCCAGCTTTTTCTTTTCCATATCGATTTGCCGGATGTATCCCTTCATCCGTGTGTTTGCTTCCAGCTTTTCGGTTATTTTATGAATTGCATCATATAGTTCTGTGAAATCCACGGGTTTTAAAAGATATTCAGTGACGCCAAGGCGGATCGCTTTTTTGGCAAATTCAAATTCCCCGTATCCGG of the Lacrimispora indolis DSM 755 genome contains:
- a CDS encoding methyl-accepting chemotaxis protein; its protein translation is MSIKKIIYSTMACLALLSVLNAGLMFWLLNQNQSNGKIVNYCGVVRGATQRIMKLHLLEQPVEEQIAKAEKAMDGIIAGDKELGLPVPRDKELVEQMQQIRTYWKDQILPLLNDKQNDKLLENSEELFNKSNDAVSQAEKYSAQGITMLKIVSLFTLGINLISIAFILMIIRRKILIPVKTLESGMERLSQGDLQSEIDYSSSNELGMLANSMRVSINTLSDYISRIGDSMKQMEQGNFDLPSQQYIGDFINIGHSIENFSAQISETLGQLHQTSEQVSAGAEHVAASSQLLAVGAAEQNSAIDDLSHAVETIVTKIDYTKSNAGIFNTKAQTMGVSLDESEQQMRLLLQAMDDIQRNSEEIIKINKTIEDIAFQTNILALNAAVEAARAGEAGKGFAVVADEVRNLAAKSALAAKNTSELIDVSVRSVETGKDLSDSMARILNTVLMDAREIASGIGKIRSASQEQSLSVSHITDSVEKITSVVQSNSATAQESAAASEELSAQARMLSSLANQFTLKGNSDISFL
- a CDS encoding response regulator transcription factor, coding for MYKVLLVEDEDIIRKGLMFMVNWQELNCVVVGEAIDGVDGIQKIKDNEPDIVIVDINMPVMNGLQMLEESIKEHGYEAIIVSGYGEFEFAKKAIRLGVTEYLLKPVDFTELYDAIHKITEKLEANTRMKGYIRQIDMEKKKLGILETDISETVTFKNKHVSAMVKFIKEHYSSRLSLTDLSEEYNLSCTYLNTKFKSETGYTFNDFLNRYRMQKAVELLKSDQYKVYEIAEMVGFSEYKYFIKVFKKYIGCSPAKFMEAGDGKQIL